One Herpetosiphonaceae bacterium genomic window, AGCTTTTCTTCCGGTCCCATGTTCGTCAGCGTGGCCGCGCGCGCTTGCAGCGACCGCGACATCGTCATCAGCAGATCGAAATCCTGCTCCTGCTCCAGGCCCTCCGGCGCGATGTCGAGCGGCCCCGAGTCTAAGAGTGCCAGCAGCGCGATCTGCTGTCCCTGCGCCTCAAGCTGACGTGCCATCTCGTAGGCGATGCGCCCGCCGGTACACCAGCCGCCCAGCAGATACGGCCCCTCCGGCTGGAACTCCCGAATCGCCGCGATGTAGCGCGTCGCCATCTCCTCGATCGTCGTGAGCGGCTCCTGATCGCCGTCGATCCCGACCGATTGCAGGCCGTAGAACGGCTGGTCTTCGCCTAAAAACTTCGCGAGCTTGTAGTAGGCCAGCACGCTGCCGCCGCCCGCGTGGACACAGTAGAACGGTCGGCGGGTCCCCCTGGTCTGAATGCCGACCAGCGGCGTCCACGGCGCGGGCGTGGCGGCCTCGCGCAGCACCTGGGCAAGATGCTCGATCGTCGCGCCCTGGAACAGCGTCGTGAGCGGGAGGCTCTGACCGAACTGCTGCTGGATCTGGGCAACCAGCCGCACCGCTAAGATCGAGTGGCCGCCGATGTCGAAGAAGTTATCGTGGACGCCGATCGGCCTGACGTCGAGGATGCTCTCCCAGATCCTCACCAGTTGCTCTTCCAGCGTGTCGCGCGGCGGCACAAACGTGCCCTCGATCTCATCGCGGCGCTGATGAGGCGCTGGCAGCGCCCGGCGGTCGAGCTTGCCGTTTCGCGTGAGCGGCAGGCGCTCCAGCGGCACGAACGCGCTCGGCACCATGTACTCCGGCAGCCGCTCCTTAAGCAGGCTGCGGAGATGCGGCACGACATCCTGCATGAACAGCGCCTGCATGGGATTATTGGCATAGCTCCGCCAGGGCTTGACCGGCACGGTCTGATCCGGCAGGATCGGCGTGACCCAGGCGGCCTCGGCGTGGCCCGTGGCCTGCCGCCGGAAGACCACATCGTAGGTGCCGTCCGCGCCGCCCCAGGTGATCGCAGCCGTGTACGGCAGCTCGTCGCACAGCGACCACAGATCTTCGGGATCGACGCCCTGCGGAGCGGCCAATGTGTCGCGCAGCTCGCCGATCGTTTCGGGGCCGTCATCGCTGTTGAGCCACGACCGAGCCGTGAGATCGCGCGCGATCCGGCTATTCGGGACGTTGCGAATCGCCAGCGTCTCCGGCGTGGTCGCGACCAGCCGCTCGCGGATGCTCTGCATCGTCAGGCCGGGCATGCTCCAGTCCAGCCAGATGTAGTCTGCGGGCGGCTGCTCAACCGCGCCGACATACAGCATCACATCGTAGCGATAGCGTGTAAACTCGTTGTGGAAGCGACCGCGCTTGAGCTGGATCTGCACCGCGCCGATCTGCGGCAGGCGCTGCTTGAGCGCCAGGAAAAAGGCCGGCTCGATCACCATGTCTTTATCGCGGGATAGGCCGCGCTGCACAAGCTGGCGCAGATCGGCCTTTGTCAGCGCCGCGTCTGCCCGATCGACCTGAACCGAGGTGTGGAACGCTTCCAGCAGCGGCAAGCTCCGCACATCGCCGATGAAGATCGCGCCGCCGGGCGCGACCGCCCTGGCGGCTCCTTCGATCACCCGCACCAGATAGTCCATATTCGGGAAGAGCTGCACGATCGAGTTGAGGACGACCATATCGAACTGGCCGTCTTCGATGCCGCTGAAATCGGCGGCCTCCTGCTGGCGCAGTTCAAGCGGCGGGAACGCAGCGGCGCGCGCGGCCACCTGCTGCTCGATATAGCACAGCGCGACCGTTGAGATGTCGGTGCCCCAGTACGCGCGGCAGTGGGGAGCCAGGCGGAACAGGAGCAGGCCCATGCCGCAGCCGATCTCCAGCACGCGCTGCGGCTGTCGCGCCAGGATATGCCCGACCGTGTGCTGGACATACTCGCGCATCTCGGCTTCGGGAACCGGCTGGCCTGTGTAGCTGCTGTTCCAGCTACTAGTGTTAAAGGTCGGGTCGGCGTAGGGCGCGTCCTGGCTGTACGCATCGTCGTAGATCGTCTGCCAGCTCGATACCTGCTGCGCCTGCCGCTCGCTGGCGACGCTGGCGCTGCCGTCGCCCTCGCTCTGGTAGTCGGGATCGGGGACGATATACGCGACCAGCGCCGTGTCGCCTGGCCGATCCTCGCGATCGACAACGACGACCTCCTGCACCGCCGGATGCTGCCCCAGCACCGTCTCGATCTCACCAAGCTCGATGCGGTAGCCCCGGATCTTGACCTGCTGATCGAGACGACCCAGAAAGACGATGTTGCCGTCCGGCAGATAGCGGGCCAGATCGCCCGTGCGATACAGCGTGCTGCCCGGCTCGCGCGAGAACCGATCGGGGATGAACGACTCGCTGGTTCGGCGCTCATCGTTGAGATAGCCCCGCCCCACGCCCACGCCGCCGACGTACAGCTCGCCGGGCACGCCCACCGGCGCTGGCTGCATGCGGGCATCCAGCACATAGAGCCGCATGTTCGCGATCGGACGCCCGATCGGCACGTGCAGCGTGTCGGCAGGCAGCGGTCGGTCGATGCGGTAGTGCGTCACGTCGTCGGAGCACTCCGTGGGACCGTAGGCGTTCAGCAGCGGAATCGTCGGATACAGGTTCAGCCAGGTTGCGCACAGCTCCGGCGGGAGCGCCTCGCCAGTCGGGATCAGCCAGCGCAGCGCAGAGAGAGCCGGTCGATCGGTCGCCTGCGCGATCCCTTCGAGCATGATCCGCATCAGCGACGGCACCGTCTCCAAAATCGTCACGCGATCCTGGGTCACGCGCTCAAGCAGCCGCCGGGGATCGAAGGCGACCTCATCGGGGAAGATCCGCACCTGGCCGCCGACCAGCAGCGCCGCCAGGAATTGCCACACCGAGATGTCGAAGCACTGCGATGCGGTTTGCGCCACACAGTCGGCAGGCGTTAGCTGGAGCGTCGCGACCTTGGCGTGCAGATGATTGAGCATCCCGCGCTGCTCGATCATCGCCCCTTTGGGCGTGCCGGTCGAGCCGGAGGTGAAGATTACGTACGCGAGGTGGCGCGGCTGCGACCGGGCCGCGAGGTTGATCTCGTCGGCCTCCTGCGCCAGGAGTTGCTCGATCTCAGCGACGGCTGGCGCGTAGCCGTGCGCGCCGCTCAGGGCAGCGGCAAGCTCCGCGCGATGCGCCGCCGCGACCAGCACCAGCGGGCTGCGGCTCTGCGCCATGATCTGGACGTGACGCTGGACTGGATGGTGCGGATCGAGCGGCAGATACGCACCGCCCGCCTTGAACACCGCCAGGATCATCGTCAGCAGATCGACGCCGCGCTCGCCAAGCAGCCCGACCACCACATCCGGCCCGACACCGCGATCGACCAGCAGGCGCGCGACACGATTGGCCCGCTGATTCAACTGCCGGTAGGTGAGCTGCTGGCGCTCGTCGACGACGGCAGGCGCGTCGGGCGTGCGCTCGACCTGCGCCTCAAACAGCTCATGGAAGCAGCGGTCCAGCGGATGGGCGACCTCGGTCTGGTTCCACGCGGCGAGCTGCTGGCGCTCGTCCGGCGTCAGCAGCGGTAGATCGAGAATCCGCTGATCGGGATTGCGAACGATGCCCTCGACCAGGATGCGGAAATGCTCGGCCATGCGCGCGATCGTCGACGCCTCGAACAGATCGGTGTTGTAGGCGATCGATGCGTTCAATCCGTCGCGGCCCTCGGACATCCACAGGCTCAGGTCGAAGTGCGACCAGGGCGTTTCAACGCCGAGCGGACGAACGCTCAGGCCCGGCAGCTCAAGCGGCGTCATGGGCGCGTTCTGGAACACAAACAGCACTTGAAAGAGCGGTGTGCGCGTCAGGTCGCGCTCAAGGTTCAGCTCATCGACCAGCATCTCGAACGGAAGATCCTGGTGGGCGTAGGCGTCCAGCGCCGTGGCGCGCACCTGGCGCAGCAGCTCGCGGAAGGTCGGGTTGCCTTCCAGCCTGGTACGCAGCGCCAGCGTGTTCAGGAAGTAGCCAATCAGCCCTTCGATCTCGGCGCGGTTGCGGTTGGCGATCGGCAGCCCGACGACAATATCGTCCTGCCGGGTGTAGCGGGAGAGCAGGATGTTGAAGGCCGCCAGCAGCGTCATGAACAGCGTCGCGCCTTCGCGCTGGCTCAGCTCGGCGATCTCGCCGCTGAGCGCCTTGCCGAACACCACGGCCTGGCGCGCGCCCTGAAGCGACTGTACCTCCGGTCGCGGGTGATCGAGGGGCAGGTCCAGCATCGGCGGAGCATCCGCAAGCTGCTGCTTCCAGTAGGCAAGCTGCTGATCGAGCACCTCGCCCTGCAACCATTGGCGCTGCCAGGCAGCAAAGTCGGCGTACTGGATTGGCAGCGGGGTGCCCACCGGGCCCAGCGGCGGCTGGTCGTCGACCAGGGCCGTGTAGAATGTCGCCATCTCGCGCAAGAAGACGCCCATCGACCACAGATCCGAGACGATATGATGCATCGTCAGCAGCATCCCATGCTCGGCAGCATCCAGCCGAAACAGGTTAGCGCGGATCAGCGGGCCGTCTGCCAGGTCGAACGGCTCCTGTGTCAGCTCAAGCACCAGCCGCTTGACCTCGGCCTCGCGCTCGTCCGGGGGCAGGTGCCGCAGATCGGTGCAGGGCAGGTCCAGCTTGAGCGACGGCACGATCACCTGGATCGGCTGTCCATCGATCGTCGGAAAGGTGGTGCGCAGCGCGGCGTGGCGCTGCACGATTTGATTCAGGCTGCGCTCCAGCACGGACGTGTTGAGCTGGCCGACGAGCCGAAACGAGGCATAGATCGTGTAGGCGCTCGTTCCAGGCTCAAGCTGGTCAAGAAACCAGAGGCGCTGCTGACCATAGGACAGCGGAAACGAGCCGAATTCGACGCCCTTTGCCTCAAGCGCCCGTACCAGCAGCGCCCGCTTTTGGGGCGACAGGGCAGCCAACCGCTTCGATAGATTCTCCATCTGGGATGCCTCCGTATATAGTTCGACGCTCAGCTACAGCCCCGGCTGCCCAAGAAGATCCAGCGCTTCGTCGTCGGAAAGGTCTTCGATCTCGGCCAACAGGTCCTCCAGGCTTTTCTCGGCTATGGGGATCGGTTGAATGTGCTCGTCGGGAGCGGCGAGCGGTGCAGTTTCCGCCTGATCGATCAGGCAGGCCAGATGCGCGATTGTCGGCTCTTCAAACAGCGTGCGCAGTGCAATATCGACATGATAGGTTTCGCGCACAAACGACGTGACCTGGGTGGCGCTGAGGGAGTGCCCGCCCAGCAAGAAGAAGTTATCATAGACGCCGATCTGCTCGACGCGCAGAATGCGGCTCCAGGCATCGGCCAGCGCGCGCTCGACCGGCGTGCGGGGCGCGACATGCGGCTGATCAAGCTCGTCCCGCGTGTGCTCCGGCACCGGCAGGGCCTTGCGGTCGACTTTGCCGTTAGCCGTCACCGGCAGGCTGTCCAGCACGACAAACGCCGAGGGCATCATGTACTCCGGCAGACGCTCGTGGACGAAGCTGCGCAGCGCTCGCGGATCGAGCGCCGCGCGTCGATCGTCCGGCTGCTCCGCTGCCTGCGGCAGATCCAGGTCCAGCGGCGAGCCGCAGACCATCCAGGGCGGCTCGTGGCTCGTCGATGGCGGCTCGTCCGCCAGCACATACGCCACAAGCCGCTTCGCCCAGGGAGCGCCAGCGGCCTGATCGTCGTGCGCGACCACGATCGCCTCGCGGACGGCGGGATGCTCGCGCAGCACCGTTTCGATCTCGCCCAGTTCGATCCGAAAGCCGCGAATCTTGACCTGCTGGTCGATGCGGCCCAGGAACTCGATCGTGCCGTCGGCCCAGAAGCGCGCCTGATCGCCCGTGCGGTAGAGCCGACCGCCCGGCGTGGCGCTCCACGGGTCGGGGATGAACTTGGTGGCGGTGAGGATCGGCTCGTTGGCATAGCCCAGCGCCAGGCACTCGCCGCCGATGTGCAGCTCGCCGGGAATCCCGATTGGACAGGGATTGAGATGGCGGTCAAGAATATAGTAGCGGGCATTTTGAATCGGCCTGCCGTAGGGAATACTGAGCCACTGGCGCTCGACCACGCCGATCGGGTAGTAGTTCGACCACACCGTCGCCTCGGTCGCGCCGCCCAGGCTGATCACGGTGGCACCGACAAACGTGGCGCGGACCAGATCCGGCAGCGATACCGGAATCCAGTCGCCGCTGAGAAACACCAGCCGCAGGTGATGCTCGTCCGGCGCGATCGGCGTCCTGGGAAACAAGGGCGTGAGCTGCTGAAGCGCGGCGGGAGCCGAGTCCCAGAAGGTGATCGGCTCGGCGCAGAGAATCTGCACCAGCCGATCGGGATCGCGCAGCTCTTGATCGGAGGCGATGCGGATCGAGCCACCTGCGGCGAGCAGCCCAAACACATCGTACACCGAAAGATCGAAGCAGACCGAGGTGATAAAGAGCACCCGATCCGTGGGAGCGATCGTGAAGGTGCGGTTGACCCACTCGATCAGGTTGATCACCGGCTGGTGGCGGACCATCACGCCTTTTGGCGTGCCCGTGGAGCCGGACGTGAAGATCATATAGGCCAGGTCGTCGGCGCTCACCGCTGCCGCCGGGTTGTCGGCCGGGCGGTCGCGCAGATCCGCCCGCGACCAGACGCGGACGGTCGTGGCCGCGTCGAGCGGCGGTCGCTCGGTCGTGTCGAGCAGCACGACATGCTCAAGCGCGGGCAGCCCGGTACCCTCCGGGTGCAGCATCGCCGCGACGGTGGGCACGTAGGCCGACTGAGACAGGATACAGCGCACGCCGAGCGTCGAGAGAATCCATTGGACGCGCGCTCTGGGAAACGAAACCTCAAGCGGCACATAGGCTGCGCCCGCTTTGAGCACGCCCAGGAGCGCCGGAATCATCTCCAGCGAGCGCTCCATCACGATCGCGACCAGCGCGCCCCGGCCAGCGCCAAGCGCGATCAACTGGTGGGCGATTTGATTCGCCTGCCGATTCAGCTCGTGGTAGCTGAGCTGCGTGTCGCCAAAGATCGCCGCCGGAGCGTCGGGCTGGCGCAGCACCTGCCGCTCGAACAGGTGATGGATACAGCATTCCTGCTCGTACGCCCGCTGCGTATCGTTCCACACGGCGAGCATCCGGTGCCGCTCGTCGTCAGTCAGCAGCGGCGTTTGGCACAGGCGCAGATCGGGATCAGCCGCGACCGCCATGAGGATCGTCTCAAGCTGCTGCAACATCCTGGCGATCGTCGCGGCGTCAAACAGATCCGTGTTGTACTCCATCATCGCGGACAGCCGATCGCCGTTGTCCCACAAATGCAGCAGCAGATCCAGCCGCGAGGTGCCGCTGTCCACCTCAAGGGTGCTGGCATGGAGTCCGGTAAACGCCAGCGTGCCCACGGGAGCGTGCTGAAGCCCGAACATTACCTGGTAGATCGGGTTGTGGCTCATATTGCGCGGCGGCTGAAGCGCATCGACCAACATCTCGAAGGGCAGATCTTGATGCGCGTGCGCGCCCACAACCGTCTCACGTACCAGCCGCAGCAGCTCGCGAAACGAGGGATTGCCCGGCATATCGACGCTCAGCACCAGCGTGTTGACCAGGCTGCCGACCAGATACTCGATCTCGGCATGGTGGCGATGCGCGACCGGCGTGCCAACCAGCAGCCGCTCCTGGCCTGAGGAGCGATGCAGCAGGATCAAAAATCCGGCCAGCCCGGTCATAAACAGCGTCACGCCCTCCTGCTGGCTCAGCGCCTTGAGCGCGGGGCCGAGCGCTGCGGGAAAGATGATGCGCTGCTTCGCGCCGCGAAAGCTCTGCACCGGCGGGCGTGGCCGGTCGGTGGGAAGCTGTAAGACCGGCAGCTCTCCGGCCAGACGTGCTTTCCAGTAGGCAAGCTGCTGATCCAGCACGTCGCCCTGCAACCAGTCGCGCTGCCACTCGGCAAAGTCGGTGTAGGCGATCGGGATCTGCGGCAGATGCGGCACAGCGCCCGTCGTCGCGGCGTTATACAGGGCCGCCAGATCGCGGTAAAAGATCGCGTGGGAGCCGTCGAACACCATATGATGGGTCGTCAGCAGCAGTACATGATCGTCGGCGGCCAGACGGATCAGGCTGGCGCGCAGCGGCAGGTCGCGGGCAACATCAAACGGTTGTCGCAGCGCTTCGATCGCCAGTCGTTGCGCCTCGGCGATGCGCTCCTCGCCCGCCAGGTGCTGCACGTCGATGATCGGCAGCGTTTGCCGCGCCGCTGGCAAGACGATTTGCCGCAGCTCGCCGTCAATCACATCAAACGTCGTGCGCAGCGCCGCGTGCCGCTCGATCACGGCAGTGAGCGCCTGTTCGAGCGCCGTCAGGTCGAGCCGACCGGTGAGCCGCAGATGGAGCGGCACGTTATAGGCCGTATTTCCCGGCTCAAGCTGGTCGAGAAACCAAAACCGCTGCTGCGCGAACGACACCCGTGCCGGACCGGCATCCGCGCGCCGTGGAATGGTCGGGACGGACGCGCTCGGCATGCCGCCGCGCTTCCACTGCTCCAGCAGCGCCCGCCGCTCCGGCGAAAGCTGCGATCGTCGAATTGCGTGTTGGTCGGAGTTCGCCACCGGGCACCTCATACACTGGGATACGCAGCAGGCGTGACCGCCGCCGCCATCAACTGCTGCACTTCGTCGTCGGAAAGAGCCGCCAGTGCTTCCAGCAGCCGATCCTCGATGATATAGGCCATCTCTGCGATCGTCGGCGCTTCAAACACGCTGCTCAGATGAAGCTCGACGTGAAACGCGCTCTGAATCCGGGCGATGAGCTGGGTCGCGAGCAAGGAATGTCCGCCCAGCGCAAAGAAGTTATCGTGGATGCCGATCGGACTCCGCCGCAGGACTCCAGACCAGATCTCGGCGAGCAGCTCCTCGTCGGGCGTGGTGGGCGCGACGTAGGCGCGGGTCTGGCCCAGCACCGGCGTCGTATCGGCGGCGAGCGCCCGCCGGTCGAGCTTGCCGTTGGGCGTGCGCGGCAGCGTCGGCAGCGCAACAAACGCGGCGGGGATCATATACGCCGGGAGCGTCTGCTGCACGAACGATCGCAGCTCGTCGTCGGCGATGGCCTGCGCGCTGGCCGCGACCACATAGGCGACCAGCCGCTGCTCGCCGGACTCGTCGCCGCGCACGATCACGGCTGCCTCACGAATCGCCGGATGCGCGCACAGCGCATGCTCAATCTCGCCCAGCTCGATCCGAAAGCCGCGCAGCTTCACCTGCTGGTCGAGCCGGCCCTGAAACTCGATCGTGCCGTCGCCGCGATAGCGCACCAGATCGCCCGTGCGGTACAGCCGCCCGCCGTGGACGCCACTGAACGGATCGGGCACGAAGCGCTCGGCGGTCAGCGCCGGACGGCCATAGTAGCCACGCGCCACGCCATCGCCGCCGATATGCAGCTCGCCCCACACGCCAGTCGGCACCGGCTGCCCAGATCGATCGAGGATGTAGAGCTGCGTGTTCGCGATCGGCTGGCCCAGCGCGACCGGTCGCTCGCCAGGCTCGATCTGCCCGGCGGTGGACCATATCGTCGTCTCGGTGGGGCCGTACATATTCCAGAGCGCGGCGACTCGATCGGCGAGCAGATTCGCCAGATCGCGCGGCAATGCCTCGCCGCCGCAGAGCGCCTTCAGCGATCGGTTGCCGGTCCAGCCCGACTCCAGCAGCAGCCGCCACGTGACCGGCGTCGCCTGCATCACCGGAGCCGGGAAGCGCGACAGGGCCGCAGCAAGCTGAGCGCCGTCGGCGGCGGCCTCGCGGCTGAGCAGCATCAGCGAGCCACCGGCGATCAGCGGCAGGTACAGCTCCAATCCGGCGATGTCGAAGCCGACCGTCGTGACGGCGATCAGGGTGTTCGTCTCGCAGAAGCCGGGCTGCTCACGCATGGCGCACAACAGGTTGGTCAATGCCTGATGCGCGATCATCACGCCCTTGGGCTGTCCGGTCGAGCCTGAGGTGTAGATTACATACGCCAGATCGGCGGGCACGACCGCCGAGCGCGGCGGGGCATCCGGCTGCCGCTCGATCGCTGTCCAGTCGGCGTCGAGGCAGACGCTCGGCGCGACCGGCGACAGCGCGGCGACATGGCGCTGCTTCGTGAGGACCGCTGCCACGCCCGCATCGCTGAGCATGTACGCGAGCCGCTCCTGGGGATACATCGGATCGAGGGGCACGTACGCGCCGCCCGCCTTGAGCACCGCCAGCAGCGCGACGAGCAGATCGGGCGAGCGATCGAGACACACGCCGACCAGCAGCGGGTCGTGGAACCGTCGGCTGACGCCCAGCGCGTGCAGGTGATGGGCCAGTTGATTCGCGCGCCGGTTGAGCTGCGCGTAGGTCAGCCGGGTATCGCCGTCGATCACCGCGACCGCATCGGGCGTGCGCGCGGCCTGCGCCTCGATGAGCTGATGCACGCAGCGATCCTGCGGATACGCACGTCGGGTCGCGTTGCGCGCCACGAGGATCTGCTGGCGCTCGGCGGCGCTGAGCAGCGGCAGATCCGCAAGCCGCGCGTCGGGATTCGCCACAATTCCGGCCAGCATCGTTTCAAAGTGGGCGGCCATGCGGGCGATCGTCGCGCCGTCGAACAGGCTCAGATTGTAGCCGAAGCGGCACTGCGCGTCCGAAATGTCAACGGTCAGGTCGAACTGCGTTGTGGATCGCTCGATCCGCGCCAGACTCACCGCCAGATCCGCGCCATCCTTGGTCGGCGGCGGCACGTTCTGAAGGCTGAATAGCACCTGGAACAGCGGCGTGTGGCTCATGTTCCGATCCGGCTGGACGGCCTCGACGACCTTTTCAAAGGGCGTGTCCATGTGCGCGAAGGTGCTCAGCGCCGTCTCGCGGACGCGGCCCAGCAGCTCGCGGAAGGTGGGATTGCCCGCCAGATCGGTGCGCAGCACCAGCGTGTTGACGAAACAGCCGATCACGCCCTCGGTTTCAATCCAGTTGCGGTTGGCGACGGGCGTGCCGACCAGGATGTCGTGCTGGCCCGTATAGCGATACAGCACGGTTGCGAACGCTGCCAGCAGGGTCATGTACATGGTGGTGCCCTGCTGCTGGCTCAGCGCGGCGAGGCCATCCATCAACGGCTGGGGAAGTTGCAGATAGTGCCATGCCGCCTCATAGGTTTGAACCGCCGGACGTGGCCGATCGGTGGGCAACTCCAGCATGGTCGGCGCTCCGGCGAGCTGCTCCTTCCAGTAGCTAAGCTGCTGTTCCAGGTAGCTGCCCTGGAGTCGCTGGCGCTGCCAGGCCGCGAAGTCGGCGTACTGGATCGGCAGTTCCGCCAGGGGCGCGTCGCTCCGGCTGACACAGGCGCGGTACAGATCCAGCAGATCGCTGATATACACCCGCAGCGACCAGCCATCGCCGATGAT contains:
- a CDS encoding amino acid adenylation domain-containing protein, whose protein sequence is MENLSKRLAALSPQKRALLVRALEAKGVEFGSFPLSYGQQRLWFLDQLEPGTSAYTIYASFRLVGQLNTSVLERSLNQIVQRHAALRTTFPTIDGQPIQVIVPSLKLDLPCTDLRHLPPDEREAEVKRLVLELTQEPFDLADGPLIRANLFRLDAAEHGMLLTMHHIVSDLWSMGVFLREMATFYTALVDDQPPLGPVGTPLPIQYADFAAWQRQWLQGEVLDQQLAYWKQQLADAPPMLDLPLDHPRPEVQSLQGARQAVVFGKALSGEIAELSQREGATLFMTLLAAFNILLSRYTRQDDIVVGLPIANRNRAEIEGLIGYFLNTLALRTRLEGNPTFRELLRQVRATALDAYAHQDLPFEMLVDELNLERDLTRTPLFQVLFVFQNAPMTPLELPGLSVRPLGVETPWSHFDLSLWMSEGRDGLNASIAYNTDLFEASTIARMAEHFRILVEGIVRNPDQRILDLPLLTPDERQQLAAWNQTEVAHPLDRCFHELFEAQVERTPDAPAVVDERQQLTYRQLNQRANRVARLLVDRGVGPDVVVGLLGERGVDLLTMILAVFKAGGAYLPLDPHHPVQRHVQIMAQSRSPLVLVAAAHRAELAAALSGAHGYAPAVAEIEQLLAQEADEINLAARSQPRHLAYVIFTSGSTGTPKGAMIEQRGMLNHLHAKVATLQLTPADCVAQTASQCFDISVWQFLAALLVGGQVRIFPDEVAFDPRRLLERVTQDRVTILETVPSLMRIMLEGIAQATDRPALSALRWLIPTGEALPPELCATWLNLYPTIPLLNAYGPTECSDDVTHYRIDRPLPADTLHVPIGRPIANMRLYVLDARMQPAPVGVPGELYVGGVGVGRGYLNDERRTSESFIPDRFSREPGSTLYRTGDLARYLPDGNIVFLGRLDQQVKIRGYRIELGEIETVLGQHPAVQEVVVVDREDRPGDTALVAYIVPDPDYQSEGDGSASVASERQAQQVSSWQTIYDDAYSQDAPYADPTFNTSSWNSSYTGQPVPEAEMREYVQHTVGHILARQPQRVLEIGCGMGLLLFRLAPHCRAYWGTDISTVALCYIEQQVAARAAAFPPLELRQQEAADFSGIEDGQFDMVVLNSIVQLFPNMDYLVRVIEGAARAVAPGGAIFIGDVRSLPLLEAFHTSVQVDRADAALTKADLRQLVQRGLSRDKDMVIEPAFFLALKQRLPQIGAVQIQLKRGRFHNEFTRYRYDVMLYVGAVEQPPADYIWLDWSMPGLTMQSIRERLVATTPETLAIRNVPNSRIARDLTARSWLNSDDGPETIGELRDTLAAPQGVDPEDLWSLCDELPYTAAITWGGADGTYDVVFRRQATGHAEAAWVTPILPDQTVPVKPWRSYANNPMQALFMQDVVPHLRSLLKERLPEYMVPSAFVPLERLPLTRNGKLDRRALPAPHQRRDEIEGTFVPPRDTLEEQLVRIWESILDVRPIGVHDNFFDIGGHSILAVRLVAQIQQQFGQSLPLTTLFQGATIEHLAQVLREAATPAPWTPLVGIQTRGTRRPFYCVHAGGGSVLAYYKLAKFLGEDQPFYGLQSVGIDGDQEPLTTIEEMATRYIAAIREFQPEGPYLLGGWCTGGRIAYEMARQLEAQGQQIALLALLDSGPLDIAPEGLEQEQDFDLLMTMSRSLQARAATLTNMGPEEKLNRLIEEAQQQGSKIGMDQIRALLKVTRANIIADRSFIAQPYGGRIVLLRAEDHPEEETLDLDWGVLAAGGVELIMVPGDHLSIIEDQEHARVLAEQLGNCLSKLNEELATLA
- a CDS encoding amino acid adenylation domain-containing protein, yielding MANSDQHAIRRSQLSPERRALLEQWKRGGMPSASVPTIPRRADAGPARVSFAQQRFWFLDQLEPGNTAYNVPLHLRLTGRLDLTALEQALTAVIERHAALRTTFDVIDGELRQIVLPAARQTLPIIDVQHLAGEERIAEAQRLAIEALRQPFDVARDLPLRASLIRLAADDHVLLLTTHHMVFDGSHAIFYRDLAALYNAATTGAVPHLPQIPIAYTDFAEWQRDWLQGDVLDQQLAYWKARLAGELPVLQLPTDRPRPPVQSFRGAKQRIIFPAALGPALKALSQQEGVTLFMTGLAGFLILLHRSSGQERLLVGTPVAHRHHAEIEYLVGSLVNTLVLSVDMPGNPSFRELLRLVRETVVGAHAHQDLPFEMLVDALQPPRNMSHNPIYQVMFGLQHAPVGTLAFTGLHASTLEVDSGTSRLDLLLHLWDNGDRLSAMMEYNTDLFDAATIARMLQQLETILMAVAADPDLRLCQTPLLTDDERHRMLAVWNDTQRAYEQECCIHHLFERQVLRQPDAPAAIFGDTQLSYHELNRQANQIAHQLIALGAGRGALVAIVMERSLEMIPALLGVLKAGAAYVPLEVSFPRARVQWILSTLGVRCILSQSAYVPTVAAMLHPEGTGLPALEHVVLLDTTERPPLDAATTVRVWSRADLRDRPADNPAAAVSADDLAYMIFTSGSTGTPKGVMVRHQPVINLIEWVNRTFTIAPTDRVLFITSVCFDLSVYDVFGLLAAGGSIRIASDQELRDPDRLVQILCAEPITFWDSAPAALQQLTPLFPRTPIAPDEHHLRLVFLSGDWIPVSLPDLVRATFVGATVISLGGATEATVWSNYYPIGVVERQWLSIPYGRPIQNARYYILDRHLNPCPIGIPGELHIGGECLALGYANEPILTATKFIPDPWSATPGGRLYRTGDQARFWADGTIEFLGRIDQQVKIRGFRIELGEIETVLREHPAVREAIVVAHDDQAAGAPWAKRLVAYVLADEPPSTSHEPPWMVCGSPLDLDLPQAAEQPDDRRAALDPRALRSFVHERLPEYMMPSAFVVLDSLPVTANGKVDRKALPVPEHTRDELDQPHVAPRTPVERALADAWSRILRVEQIGVYDNFFLLGGHSLSATQVTSFVRETYHVDIALRTLFEEPTIAHLACLIDQAETAPLAAPDEHIQPIPIAEKSLEDLLAEIEDLSDDEALDLLGQPGL
- a CDS encoding amino acid adenylation domain-containing protein, encoding MIDRDHLAQQRAKLSSAKQALLEQWTRRHGALPTTTIPRRPPDEPPPLSFAQERLWFLDQLAPGATAYNLPLMLRLAGQLDSAALQQSVHLLMQRHETLRAAFPTVDGLPVQVIAPTQQIAVPVIDLSALPAAEQPDALTRLVAAEVDRPFELARGPLLRLTLFRFAEREHRLLLVMHHIIGDGWSLRVYISDLLDLYRACVSRSDAPLAELPIQYADFAAWQRQRLQGSYLEQQLSYWKEQLAGAPTMLELPTDRPRPAVQTYEAAWHYLQLPQPLMDGLAALSQQQGTTMYMTLLAAFATVLYRYTGQHDILVGTPVANRNWIETEGVIGCFVNTLVLRTDLAGNPTFRELLGRVRETALSTFAHMDTPFEKVVEAVQPDRNMSHTPLFQVLFSLQNVPPPTKDGADLAVSLARIERSTTQFDLTVDISDAQCRFGYNLSLFDGATIARMAAHFETMLAGIVANPDARLADLPLLSAAERQQILVARNATRRAYPQDRCVHQLIEAQAARTPDAVAVIDGDTRLTYAQLNRRANQLAHHLHALGVSRRFHDPLLVGVCLDRSPDLLVALLAVLKAGGAYVPLDPMYPQERLAYMLSDAGVAAVLTKQRHVAALSPVAPSVCLDADWTAIERQPDAPPRSAVVPADLAYVIYTSGSTGQPKGVMIAHQALTNLLCAMREQPGFCETNTLIAVTTVGFDIAGLELYLPLIAGGSLMLLSREAAADGAQLAAALSRFPAPVMQATPVTWRLLLESGWTGNRSLKALCGGEALPRDLANLLADRVAALWNMYGPTETTIWSTAGQIEPGERPVALGQPIANTQLYILDRSGQPVPTGVWGELHIGGDGVARGYYGRPALTAERFVPDPFSGVHGGRLYRTGDLVRYRGDGTIEFQGRLDQQVKLRGFRIELGEIEHALCAHPAIREAAVIVRGDESGEQRLVAYVVAASAQAIADDELRSFVQQTLPAYMIPAAFVALPTLPRTPNGKLDRRALAADTTPVLGQTRAYVAPTTPDEELLAEIWSGVLRRSPIGIHDNFFALGGHSLLATQLIARIQSAFHVELHLSSVFEAPTIAEMAYIIEDRLLEALAALSDDEVQQLMAAAVTPAAYPSV